A stretch of the Planctomycetia bacterium genome encodes the following:
- the tssE gene encoding type VI secretion system baseplate subunit TssE gives MSYEPNTNVFKPSLLDRLLDANEVRYGQTLLQLEESILSDLQDLLNTRSPPRDQFANLPDAAKTVANYGLMDFSHLEIQSRDDRMQILDHIKTLIETYEPRLHDVEVVERKQDDVEKMAKGDFRKGALFFQIKARLAGNPGPEVSFETILELSKGSHTVKKELS, from the coding sequence GTGTCGTACGAACCAAATACCAACGTGTTCAAACCCTCTTTACTCGATCGTCTGCTCGATGCAAACGAAGTGCGTTATGGCCAAACACTCCTGCAACTGGAAGAATCCATACTGAGCGATCTGCAGGATCTGCTCAATACTCGAAGCCCTCCACGAGATCAATTTGCCAATTTGCCTGATGCTGCTAAAACGGTGGCCAACTATGGCCTGATGGATTTTTCCCATTTGGAAATTCAGTCGCGTGATGACAGAATGCAGATTCTGGATCATATCAAAACACTCATCGAAACCTACGAACCTCGATTGCACGATGTGGAAGTTGTTGAACGTAAGCAGGATGATGTAGAAAAAATGGCCAAAGGCGATTTTCGCAAAGGTGCTTTATTTTTTCAAATCAAGGCCAGGCTGGCTGGCAACCCAGGACCTGAAGTGTCATTTGAAACCATCCTTGAACTGTCAAAGGGGTCACACACCGTCAAGAAGGAATTGTCATGA
- the tssG gene encoding type VI secretion system baseplate subunit TssG: MTLEQKLFEQPTSFDFFQTVFILEVLHRGQHSSRIEIEEQFRLKTFPSLVFPSSSVKFLRKKLHLVNKPHIYVNFLGLIGPQGALPLHYTLKVLAASKLVKEDGLSTSPLQEWLDLFNHRFLTLFYRAWEKYRFPVAYFHSNRLGIHQEKTAGKILSQTDDFTQALFSLIGLGVPGLRNRLRVESVDNTSSSTQLLAIVPDEALLHYAGNLAHRPRHASGLQALLSDYFNLRVKVQVLKGQWLQLDASSQSQMSEDGHCSLGEDVIAGERIWDFNSMFRISLGPLSYDRFVELLPDESHVKVRKTFYLLCQMTRFYVGPEFDFEVQLRLKGDEVPACELSNPGGSTLGARLGWNTWLPSTEMPEVVEDAVFQADDRTLLAASIVN, from the coding sequence ATGACTCTGGAACAGAAACTTTTTGAACAGCCAACTTCGTTTGATTTTTTCCAAACGGTTTTCATCCTCGAAGTATTGCATCGGGGCCAGCACAGTTCACGTATTGAAATCGAAGAGCAGTTCCGGCTGAAAACGTTTCCCTCTCTGGTATTTCCATCCAGTTCGGTGAAATTTCTGCGGAAGAAACTGCACCTGGTCAATAAGCCTCACATCTATGTCAATTTTCTAGGGCTGATCGGGCCTCAGGGTGCATTGCCCTTGCACTATACCCTGAAAGTGCTTGCTGCCAGCAAACTGGTAAAGGAAGATGGTCTGTCTACATCGCCACTGCAGGAGTGGCTGGATCTCTTCAATCATCGATTCCTGACACTTTTTTATCGAGCATGGGAGAAGTACCGTTTTCCCGTCGCCTACTTCCATTCCAACCGCCTTGGCATTCATCAGGAAAAAACGGCTGGAAAGATTCTAAGCCAGACAGACGACTTCACGCAGGCGCTGTTTTCACTCATTGGTCTGGGTGTCCCCGGTTTGCGCAACAGATTGCGCGTGGAATCTGTTGACAATACTTCCTCTTCCACCCAGTTATTGGCGATCGTTCCCGATGAAGCACTTTTGCATTACGCTGGTAACCTCGCTCATCGTCCTCGTCATGCCAGCGGTCTCCAGGCTCTCCTCAGCGATTACTTTAACCTGCGGGTCAAGGTTCAGGTGTTGAAAGGACAATGGCTGCAACTCGATGCATCAAGCCAGTCACAAATGAGCGAAGATGGGCATTGTTCACTGGGAGAAGATGTGATTGCCGGTGAACGTATCTGGGATTTCAACAGCATGTTTCGGATTTCACTGGGGCCTTTATCCTATGATAGGTTCGTAGAACTCTTGCCGGACGAGAGCCATGTCAAAGTACGAAAAACTTTTTATCTTCTTTGTCAGATGACGCGATTCTACGTCGGACCGGAATTTGATTTTGAAGTGCAGTTGCGACTAAAAGGAGATGAAGTGCCTGCCTGTGAGTTGAGTAATCCCGGTGGCAGTACACTGGGAGCCAGGCTTGGTTGGAACACCTGGCTACCATCGACGGAAATGCCTGAAGTGGTGGAAGATGCCGTGTTCCAGGCGGATGATCGTACCTTGCTCGCTGCGTCTATTGTGAATTAA
- a CDS encoding BBP7 family outer membrane beta-barrel protein yields the protein MLRKSVFATLSCLGLTSATYAQQEVIPTTPVPSTTPSAASVHPTDWNPCEPICEKRGPWQQVWLSAGYARWWMSDAPFATPLATTGAGDFAGALGDPDTRILFGDQSLDFGDFNGLRIDAGIWLNQQHTWGLGFGFTGFNKRTFTTIFDSQTTGPALITRPIFDAQAFQQVGNIVSDPASGVSGSLLIENSARFGGFDVHVRNNFWNSETLTIDGTIGYRYFKISEKLYLTQNSAFNGGQTPNPLGIAQPNTNPDIPDEFVFVPVNSLLIRDSFETRNQINGLQLGTRAEARLGAFFVNAAGKVTLGVNQQRLNIQGSTSGIIDGNGTTLNATGGLLAVGGQSPPVDGNTTFVGNLGEQSYNQFIVMPELGVQFGVQVTSHARVYLGYEWLYINDVIRPGAQIDQTINPRYVPSNPAFGTLAGPNAPNLPRVRNDFVAQGISAGLEIQY from the coding sequence ATGTTGCGAAAATCCGTGTTTGCGACGTTATCTTGCCTGGGCTTGACTTCTGCGACCTATGCGCAACAGGAAGTCATTCCCACAACACCCGTTCCCAGTACCACCCCATCGGCAGCCAGCGTGCATCCTACGGATTGGAATCCCTGCGAACCGATTTGTGAGAAACGTGGTCCTTGGCAACAGGTCTGGTTGAGTGCAGGCTATGCACGCTGGTGGATGAGCGACGCACCTTTTGCCACGCCGTTAGCCACAACCGGTGCAGGCGATTTTGCCGGTGCACTGGGTGATCCTGATACTCGTATACTTTTTGGCGATCAATCGCTTGATTTTGGCGACTTCAATGGGCTTCGAATAGATGCAGGCATCTGGCTGAATCAGCAGCACACCTGGGGGCTGGGCTTCGGGTTTACCGGCTTCAATAAGCGGACATTCACTACCATATTCGATTCACAGACTACTGGGCCGGCCCTGATTACCCGCCCGATCTTTGATGCTCAGGCATTCCAGCAAGTAGGTAATATTGTCAGTGATCCTGCTTCCGGCGTCAGTGGCAGTCTGCTCATTGAAAATAGTGCTCGGTTTGGTGGTTTTGATGTCCATGTTCGCAATAACTTCTGGAACAGCGAAACTCTGACGATTGATGGAACGATTGGTTATCGCTACTTCAAAATCAGTGAGAAGCTCTATCTGACACAAAACAGCGCGTTCAATGGTGGACAAACCCCAAACCCTCTGGGGATCGCTCAACCTAATACGAATCCTGATATCCCGGATGAATTCGTATTCGTGCCAGTCAATTCACTGTTGATCAGGGATTCCTTCGAGACACGCAACCAGATTAATGGTTTGCAGTTGGGTACTCGCGCCGAAGCCCGCTTGGGTGCATTTTTTGTTAATGCTGCAGGTAAAGTGACGCTGGGAGTTAATCAGCAGCGTTTGAATATCCAGGGATCTACATCTGGAATAATTGATGGTAATGGCACTACTCTCAACGCTACCGGTGGTCTTCTGGCAGTGGGAGGACAATCACCTCCAGTAGATGGCAACACGACATTTGTCGGGAACCTGGGTGAACAGAGCTACAACCAGTTCATCGTCATGCCTGAGCTAGGCGTGCAGTTTGGTGTTCAGGTTACCAGCCATGCTCGCGTTTATCTCGGCTACGAATGGCTATATATCAATGATGTGATTCGTCCTGGGGCTCAAATCGACCAGACTATCAATCCCCGTTATGTGCCTAGCAATCCTGCGTTTGGCACACTGGCCGGGCCTAACGCACCTAACTTGCCTCGCGTACGCAATGATTTTGTTGCTCAGGGGATCAGTGCGGGTCTGGAAATTCAGTATTAA
- the tssF gene encoding type VI secretion system baseplate subunit TssF translates to MSVKKDITWVHYDQELRRFWKHAQEFSSRYKLEATALGLGVDRSTDPHVERMIEAFALLTARVRTKLDDDFPELIDGMLGVLYPHLLSPIPSMSIVQFDPIPGVSGLEKGLTIPANSMLATRDVPGLPCACQYRTSYPVTLWPVKLLEARLQSPPYPSTWKLAQHTATQESLRPKSVLRLAFQTTGTAVFDSLSLEQLRLYLWGDNVLTALLHELLLNHVMAVSFRDETLPQSRPVAFSAEESIKPVGFSLEEGILPYPAQSFQGYRLLTEFFVYREKFLFLDFGGWTRAKEQKAIQGNKIELLIYLDRSLPTALEREVTSLNFRLGATPVINLFEKKTEAIPLTFEKYDYPVIPDVHYPSAHEVISITDVRHVDPIQGNETNYAPFYSYRHNDRERHRAYWQARRRSTRDEPSTYSGTEVDLHFVNLDFDPQIPSDPTVVVTTLCCNRDLPSVLREAGEALAFEPMTALPVSITCLRPVTPTLRPLPGRGSYWRLISHLNLNHLSLSDSQLGKQVFLEYLTLYDFADPETNSQIAKINQQVIESVLDLRTRRSVELIRADGMVGFARGMEITIELDEERLVGLGSYLFASILDQFFALYASINSFTRLIHGTRQSGAVVKRWPIRSGTRELL, encoded by the coding sequence ATGAGCGTGAAGAAAGATATTACCTGGGTCCACTATGACCAGGAACTGAGACGTTTCTGGAAACATGCCCAGGAGTTTTCATCGCGCTACAAGCTGGAAGCAACCGCACTCGGACTGGGAGTTGATCGTTCGACTGATCCACATGTTGAGCGGATGATCGAAGCTTTTGCTCTGCTTACCGCCAGAGTTCGCACCAAACTCGATGATGATTTTCCTGAACTCATTGATGGGATGTTGGGGGTCCTCTATCCTCATCTGCTGTCCCCCATTCCCTCGATGAGCATCGTGCAGTTCGATCCGATTCCGGGTGTGTCAGGTCTGGAAAAAGGGTTGACGATACCTGCGAATTCCATGCTGGCTACCAGGGATGTGCCAGGGCTTCCCTGTGCGTGTCAATACCGAACCTCCTATCCGGTAACTCTCTGGCCTGTCAAGTTGTTGGAAGCCAGACTGCAATCGCCACCCTATCCTTCAACCTGGAAACTGGCCCAGCACACTGCAACTCAGGAATCGTTGCGACCCAAGTCAGTATTGCGGTTAGCCTTTCAAACAACCGGAACAGCTGTCTTTGACAGCCTTTCGCTCGAGCAGTTACGCTTGTACCTGTGGGGTGACAACGTATTAACTGCTTTGCTCCATGAACTGCTGCTCAATCATGTGATGGCGGTTTCATTCCGTGATGAGACCTTGCCCCAGTCGCGACCGGTCGCATTCTCTGCAGAGGAATCAATTAAACCGGTGGGATTCAGCTTGGAGGAAGGCATTCTCCCCTATCCGGCACAGTCCTTTCAGGGATATCGCCTGCTCACTGAATTTTTTGTCTATCGGGAAAAGTTTCTGTTTCTTGACTTCGGTGGATGGACGCGTGCCAAAGAACAGAAAGCTATTCAGGGGAACAAGATCGAGTTGCTGATCTATCTTGATCGATCCCTGCCAACTGCCTTAGAACGTGAAGTAACTTCGTTAAATTTCCGACTTGGTGCAACTCCAGTCATTAACCTGTTTGAGAAAAAGACCGAAGCGATACCGCTTACGTTTGAGAAATATGACTATCCCGTCATACCGGATGTACATTATCCTTCTGCTCATGAAGTGATATCCATAACGGACGTTCGGCATGTCGATCCTATTCAAGGGAACGAAACGAATTACGCACCGTTTTATTCTTACCGGCATAACGACCGGGAGCGACATCGTGCGTATTGGCAGGCGCGTCGCCGATCCACGCGGGATGAACCTTCAACTTATTCGGGCACCGAAGTCGATCTGCATTTCGTCAACCTTGATTTCGATCCGCAGATTCCCTCTGATCCCACCGTGGTGGTAACCACGTTATGCTGCAATCGTGATCTTCCTTCGGTACTCAGGGAAGCTGGTGAAGCCCTGGCTTTTGAGCCGATGACTGCTTTACCAGTCTCGATCACCTGCCTGAGGCCGGTGACGCCCACACTTCGACCCTTGCCTGGACGGGGATCATACTGGCGGTTGATTTCGCATCTGAATCTCAATCATTTATCCCTGTCGGATTCACAGTTGGGCAAGCAGGTGTTTCTGGAATATCTGACTCTCTACGATTTTGCTGACCCGGAAACCAACAGCCAGATTGCCAAGATTAATCAACAGGTGATTGAAAGTGTTCTTGATCTCCGAACGCGGCGTAGCGTCGAATTGATCCGTGCAGACGGCATGGTCGGATTTGCACGAGGCATGGAGATCACTATCGAACTCGACGAAGAAAGACTGGTTGGCCTGGGTTCTTACCTGTTTGCCAGCATCCTGGATCAGTTCTTCGCCCTGTATGCTTCCATTAACTCTTTTACACGACTGATCCATGGCACCAGACAAAGTGGCGCGGTAGTCAAACGCTGGCCGATCCGCAGCGGAACACGTGAACTCCTTTAA
- the tssC gene encoding type VI secretion system contractile sheath large subunit produces MAKSQSAAAGGAEAVQEEKSLLDTILDNTKPASKTERERNQGFIGELVKQALNAKPGSVVSGDLERTIKLWQAEIDRKLSAQLNEVMHHPDFQKVEGTWRGLDYLVKQSETGDTLKIRVLNVSKKTLAKDLENAVEFDQSAFFKKIYESEYGVLGGHPYGLIVGDYEFGKHPEDVEMLKKISGVAASAHAPFVSAASASMFGLDDYTELNQPRDLAKIFSSVDYASWKSFRESEDSRYVALALPRVLSRLPYGAETKPIEEFNFEEVVDKDHNKYLWMNAAWAYAVRATTAFSNDGWFMRTRGVEGGGKVEGLPVHTFSEDGGRTMKCPTEVLIPDRRENELSELGFLPLLHCKNTDFAAFLGAQSCQKPKTYFDTGANANAEMSTKFNYLMCVSRFAHYLKVMARDKVGAMMESHDVQNWLQGWINNFIDPNPEISGQEMKAKHPLREARIAVTEVKGKPGWYQATAHLRPHYQLEGIDASMRLVAELPQAKK; encoded by the coding sequence ATGGCTAAGTCGCAAAGTGCAGCAGCAGGTGGAGCAGAGGCAGTACAGGAAGAGAAAAGCCTGCTCGATACCATTCTCGACAATACCAAACCTGCATCAAAAACCGAACGTGAGCGCAATCAGGGCTTCATCGGCGAGCTGGTGAAACAGGCATTGAACGCCAAGCCTGGCTCGGTGGTCTCAGGAGACCTGGAACGCACGATAAAGCTCTGGCAAGCTGAGATCGATCGTAAACTCTCAGCCCAGTTGAACGAAGTCATGCATCATCCTGACTTTCAGAAGGTCGAAGGAACCTGGCGCGGCCTTGATTATCTTGTCAAGCAATCTGAAACGGGTGATACGCTCAAGATTCGTGTATTGAATGTTTCCAAGAAGACACTGGCCAAAGATCTCGAAAATGCTGTCGAGTTTGACCAAAGTGCATTCTTCAAGAAAATTTATGAATCGGAATACGGTGTTCTGGGTGGACATCCATATGGACTGATTGTCGGAGACTATGAATTCGGCAAACATCCCGAAGATGTAGAAATGCTGAAGAAGATTTCGGGAGTGGCTGCATCCGCACATGCTCCCTTTGTCTCGGCGGCCTCTGCCAGTATGTTCGGGCTGGATGATTACACCGAATTAAATCAGCCTCGCGATCTGGCTAAAATCTTTTCCAGTGTGGATTATGCATCTTGGAAGAGTTTTCGCGAATCAGAAGATTCCCGGTATGTTGCACTTGCTTTGCCCCGAGTACTGTCGCGACTGCCCTATGGAGCCGAGACCAAACCTATCGAGGAGTTCAACTTCGAAGAAGTGGTTGACAAGGATCACAACAAGTACTTATGGATGAACGCAGCCTGGGCTTATGCTGTAAGGGCAACTACTGCGTTTTCTAATGATGGCTGGTTCATGCGTACTCGCGGCGTGGAAGGTGGTGGCAAAGTCGAAGGTTTGCCAGTACACACCTTCTCCGAAGATGGTGGCAGAACCATGAAATGTCCCACCGAAGTGCTTATCCCTGATCGCCGGGAAAACGAATTGTCTGAACTGGGTTTTCTGCCCTTACTGCATTGCAAAAACACTGATTTTGCAGCCTTCCTGGGAGCACAGAGTTGCCAGAAACCCAAGACGTATTTTGATACTGGTGCCAATGCCAACGCCGAGATGTCCACCAAGTTTAATTACCTGATGTGCGTCTCCCGATTTGCCCATTACCTGAAGGTGATGGCACGTGATAAAGTTGGTGCCATGATGGAGTCCCACGATGTTCAAAACTGGTTACAGGGTTGGATCAATAACTTTATTGATCCAAATCCCGAGATTTCCGGTCAGGAAATGAAGGCCAAACATCCATTACGGGAAGCTCGCATAGCCGTAACGGAAGTAAAGGGCAAGCCGGGTTGGTATCAAGCTACCGCACACTTGCGGCCCCACTATCAACTGGAAGGCATCGATGCTTCGATGCGCTTGGTGGCGGAACTGCCGCAAGCCAAGAAGTAA
- a CDS encoding type VI secretion system tube protein Hcp, with protein MAADYFLKIDGAPADSQTEGHKGEIQVESWSWGASNPTSGFTEGEGLGAGKVQMQDFHFTMKNSKASPVLMQHCATGKHIPTAILTCRKAGGKQETYLKITFNNLLISSYQTGGSAGGEVPFDSISFNYTEMLMETFGQKADGTVGPTGKAGYNLKTQTKK; from the coding sequence ATGGCAGCTGACTATTTCTTGAAAATCGATGGTGCACCAGCTGATTCGCAGACTGAAGGTCATAAAGGGGAGATTCAAGTGGAATCATGGAGTTGGGGCGCATCGAATCCAACTTCAGGTTTTACTGAAGGTGAAGGACTGGGTGCTGGAAAGGTACAGATGCAGGATTTTCATTTCACCATGAAAAACAGCAAGGCCTCGCCGGTCCTTATGCAACATTGTGCAACAGGAAAACATATTCCTACAGCCATTTTGACTTGCCGTAAAGCAGGTGGAAAGCAAGAAACCTATTTGAAAATTACTTTCAACAATCTGTTGATCAGTAGTTATCAAACTGGTGGAAGTGCTGGTGGTGAAGTACCTTTTGATTCCATTTCGTTCAATTATACCGAAATGCTGATGGAGACATTTGGACAAAAGGCTGATGGTACTGTCGGACCAACAGGGAAAGCCGGTTACAATTTAAAGACGCAAACCAAGAAGTAA